Proteins co-encoded in one Setaria viridis chromosome 9, Setaria_viridis_v4.0, whole genome shotgun sequence genomic window:
- the LOC117839211 gene encoding methionine aminopeptidase 1A, whose translation MEKGASESSLSCARCGKPALLQCPKCAELKLPRDGAAFCTQDCFKAAWSSHKSVHPKPNAPASQQPPEGWKYCLKKGRSRSLQLPRFEWTGPLRPYPISKTRVVPDEIEKPDWALDGIPKIEPDSDLQKRVEIKTPEQIERMRETCRIAREVLDAAARVIKPGITTDEIDRVVHEETIARGGYPSPLNYHFFPKSCCTSVNEVICHGIPDARKLEDGDIVNVDVTVYYKGVHGDLNETYFVGNVDEASKQLVRCTYECLEKAIAIVKPGVRFREVGEIINRHASMSGLSVVKSYCGHGIGELFHCAPNIPHYSRNKAVGIMKAGQTFTIEPMINAGVWNDRLWPDDWTAVTADGKRSAQFEHTLLVTETGCEVLTARLPSSPDVFPWLKP comes from the exons ATGGAGAAGGGGGCCTCGGAGTCGTCGCTCTCCTGCGCTCGCTGCGGCAAGCCCGCCCTCCTGCA ATGCCCCAAGTGCGCGGAACTGAAGCTGCCGCGCGATGGCGCTGCTTTCTG CACACAGGATTGTTTTAAGGCAGCGTGGAGCTCCCACAAATCTGTTCACCCAAAGCCAAATGCACCAGCATCCCAGCAGCCTCCAGAAGGTTGGAAGTATTGTTTGAAAAAAGGGCGGTCACGTTCATTGCAGCTTCCTCGTTTTGAATGGACAGG TCCATTGAGACCATATCCAATATCAAAGACGCGTGTGGTGCCAGATGAAATTGAGAAGCCTGATTGGGCACTTGAT GGAATTCCCAAGATTGAACCAGATAGTGATTTGCAGAAAAGAGTAGAG ATTAAGACCCCTGAGCAAATAGAAAGGATGAGAGAAACATGTCGG ATTGCAAGAGAGGTTTTAGATGCAGCTGCTCGAGTGATAAAACCAGGGATTACAACAGATGAAATTGATAGAGTCGTCCATGAGGAGACAATTGCTAGAG GTGGATATCCGTCTCCATTGAATTACCATTTCTTCCCAAAGTCATGTTGCAC GTCTGTCAACGAAGTTATTTGCCATGGAATTCCAGATGCCAG gaaACTTGAGGATGGTGACATTGTAAATGTTGATGTAACTGTATACTATAAAGGTGTTCATG GTGATTTGAATGAGACATATTTTGTTGGCAATGTTGATGAAGCTTCCAAACAGCTTGTTCGTTGTACCTATGAGTGCTTGGAGAAAGCTATTGCTATAG TTAAACCTGGAGTTAGGTTTCGAGAGGTTGGAGAAATCATAAATAGACATGCGTCCATGTCAGGCTTATCTGTG GTGAAATCATATTGTGGCCATGGCATAGGAGAACTGTTCCACTGTGCCCCAAACATCCCCCATTATTCAA GAAACAAGGCTGTTGGCATCATGAAAGCTGGGCAGACATTTACAATCGAACCAATGATCAATGCAG GAGTTTGGAATGATCGTCTGTGGCCTGATGATTGGACTGCAGTGACTGCAGATGGTAAACGGAGTGCACAATTTGAACATACACTTTTG GTGACTGAGACAGGATGTGAAGTGTTGACGGCACGGTTACCCTCATCACCGGACGTCTTTCCATGGTTGAAGCCATGA